In Leifsonia sp. ZF2019, a genomic segment contains:
- a CDS encoding beta-glucosidase family protein, whose amino-acid sequence MSETTLPTVSERVRLLHAEMTLDEKLAQLVGYWVDKGDELVAPMAGEMGNPGRYEDVTAHGIGHLTRVYGTRPVDPAERAAWLWNEQRRLVQGTRLGIPALVHEECLTGLAAWKAATFPTPLAWGASFDPELVEEMAGLIGGSMRSLGIHQGLAPVLDVVRDPRWGRVDECISEDPYVVGTIGTAFVRGLQDAGVHATLKHFVGYSASQSGRNHAPVHAGPRELRDVLLPPFEMAVRDGGVRSVMNSYAEIDGIPTAANPEYLTGVLREEWGFDGAVVADYFSVAFLHTMHGVAGDLGEAAALALAAGIDVELPTGDAYLEPLADAVRSGAVDEGLVDRAVLRVLSQKEELGLLDATFDTPPAEIDIDSPAHRAVARRLAEESLVLLTNDGTLPLAPAPGRIAVVGPNADGPEALMGCYSFANHVLAHHPEFPLGFEIPSVLAGLRTEFPHARIVHESGCAVEGDDRTGIPAAVAAAQTADVAIVVVGDRAGLFGRGTVGEGNDVESLELPGVQRELVEEVVRTGTPVVVVVLSGRPYALAWAVDGPTAPAAVLQSFFPGEEGAAAVARVLSGAVSPSGRLPVSLPRSAGAQPYSYLHPLLGGPNEITSADSTPVLPFGHGLSYTSFSRAELTVDAEVEAGGTFTARVRVANTGDRGGSDVVQLYARDVQASVTRPVAQLLAYARVDLDTGEEAEVRFDVPTARLAFSDRSLRRVVEPGAIELWVGPSCAERETSATLTITGDLHVVSASDARIVPVAIERIGVAADAIS is encoded by the coding sequence ATGAGCGAAACCACGCTCCCGACCGTGTCGGAGCGGGTCCGCCTGCTGCACGCGGAGATGACCCTCGACGAGAAGCTGGCGCAGCTGGTGGGGTACTGGGTCGACAAGGGCGACGAGCTCGTCGCCCCGATGGCCGGCGAGATGGGCAACCCCGGCCGTTACGAGGACGTGACCGCGCACGGCATCGGACACCTCACACGCGTCTACGGCACGCGGCCCGTCGATCCCGCCGAGCGTGCCGCCTGGCTGTGGAACGAGCAGCGCCGGCTGGTGCAGGGCACCCGCCTCGGCATCCCGGCGCTCGTGCACGAGGAGTGCCTCACCGGCCTGGCCGCGTGGAAGGCCGCGACCTTCCCGACGCCGCTCGCCTGGGGGGCGTCGTTCGACCCGGAGCTGGTGGAAGAGATGGCCGGACTGATCGGCGGGTCGATGCGCTCCCTCGGCATCCACCAGGGCCTCGCGCCGGTGCTCGACGTGGTGCGGGATCCCCGCTGGGGCCGGGTCGACGAGTGCATCTCCGAGGACCCGTACGTGGTCGGCACGATCGGGACCGCGTTCGTCCGGGGGCTGCAGGATGCCGGCGTGCACGCGACGCTGAAGCACTTCGTCGGCTACTCCGCCTCTCAGTCGGGCCGCAACCACGCCCCCGTGCACGCCGGGCCGCGCGAGCTGCGCGATGTGCTGCTCCCCCCGTTCGAGATGGCGGTGCGGGACGGCGGCGTGCGCTCGGTCATGAACTCGTATGCCGAGATCGACGGCATCCCTACCGCGGCGAACCCCGAGTACCTGACCGGTGTGCTGCGCGAGGAGTGGGGCTTCGACGGCGCCGTCGTCGCCGACTACTTCTCCGTCGCCTTCCTCCACACGATGCACGGCGTCGCCGGCGATCTGGGCGAGGCGGCGGCGCTCGCCCTCGCGGCGGGCATCGACGTCGAGCTGCCGACCGGTGACGCCTACCTCGAACCGCTTGCCGATGCGGTGCGCTCGGGTGCGGTCGACGAGGGCCTCGTCGACCGGGCCGTGCTGCGCGTGCTGTCCCAGAAGGAGGAGCTCGGACTGCTCGACGCCACGTTCGACACGCCTCCCGCCGAGATCGACATCGACAGCCCCGCCCACCGCGCCGTCGCGCGCCGCCTGGCGGAGGAGTCCCTGGTGCTGCTGACCAACGACGGGACGCTGCCGCTCGCGCCGGCCCCCGGCCGGATCGCCGTCGTCGGCCCCAACGCGGACGGGCCGGAAGCCCTGATGGGCTGCTACTCCTTCGCCAATCACGTGCTCGCGCACCACCCCGAGTTCCCGCTCGGGTTCGAGATCCCGTCGGTGCTCGCGGGTCTGCGCACGGAGTTCCCGCACGCCCGGATCGTGCACGAGAGCGGCTGCGCGGTGGAGGGCGACGACCGCACCGGCATCCCGGCCGCGGTCGCCGCCGCGCAGACCGCCGACGTCGCGATCGTGGTGGTCGGAGACCGTGCGGGGCTCTTCGGGCGCGGCACCGTCGGCGAGGGCAACGACGTGGAGAGCCTCGAGCTCCCCGGCGTGCAGCGCGAGCTGGTCGAGGAGGTCGTGCGCACGGGGACGCCGGTGGTCGTCGTCGTGCTCTCGGGCCGGCCGTACGCTCTCGCCTGGGCGGTCGACGGCCCGACGGCGCCGGCCGCCGTGCTCCAGTCGTTCTTCCCGGGCGAGGAGGGGGCGGCCGCTGTCGCCCGCGTCCTGTCCGGCGCGGTGTCGCCCAGCGGGCGGCTCCCGGTCTCGCTGCCGCGCTCCGCCGGCGCCCAGCCTTACTCTTACCTCCACCCGCTGCTCGGCGGCCCGAACGAGATCACGAGTGCCGACAGCACGCCGGTGCTGCCGTTCGGCCACGGGCTCTCGTACACGTCGTTCTCCCGCGCGGAGCTGACCGTCGACGCCGAGGTGGAGGCGGGCGGCACGTTCACCGCGCGCGTCCGCGTCGCCAACACCGGCGACCGGGGCGGGTCGGATGTGGTGCAGCTCTACGCCCGCGACGTGCAGGCGAGCGTGACCCGGCCGGTGGCGCAGCTGCTCGCGTACGCCCGCGTGGATCTCGATACGGGCGAGGAGGCGGAGGTACGGTTCGACGTTCCGACCGCCCGCCTCGCGTTCAGCGACCGGTCGCTCCGGCGCGTCGTCGAGCCGGGGGCGATCGAGCTGTGGGTCGGTCCCTCCTGTGCTGAGCGCGAGACGAGCGCTACCCTCACGATCACGGGCGACCTCCACGTCGTCTCCGCGTCCGATGCCCGGATCGTGCCGGTCGCGATCGAGCGCATCGGGGTCGCGGCCGACGCGATCTCCTGA
- a CDS encoding carbohydrate ABC transporter permease: protein MTALTASRPTRPSRAQRKAQRQSLPWGSPAVYFIALVVIALMLVPIAYIILGGFRTNSQITVDPAGLPNPWNVQNYLGVLGGSVFWGQVLNSTIAALATTIGAVALGLMASYVLARYSFRGRGVLYALFAAGLMFPITVAITPLYIVVRNLGLMNSLGGVIIPQIAFALPTTIIILVPFLRAIPDEIQEAAFIDGCSRLGFFFRMVLRLSLPGVITTGILAFIGSWNSYLLPLFILNNEATFTLPLGVQAFSSQYSVDTAKVLAFTSLSMIPALIFFSLFERRIVGGLTGAVKG, encoded by the coding sequence ATGACCGCGCTCACCGCATCCCGCCCGACCCGCCCCTCCCGCGCCCAGCGCAAAGCGCAGCGGCAGTCGCTCCCGTGGGGGTCGCCCGCGGTGTACTTCATCGCCCTGGTCGTGATCGCGCTCATGCTGGTGCCGATCGCCTACATCATCCTCGGCGGCTTCCGCACCAACTCCCAGATCACGGTCGACCCGGCCGGCCTCCCGAACCCGTGGAACGTCCAGAACTACCTCGGCGTGCTCGGCGGCAGCGTCTTCTGGGGCCAGGTGCTCAACTCCACGATCGCCGCCCTGGCGACGACGATCGGCGCGGTCGCGCTGGGGCTGATGGCGAGCTACGTCCTCGCCCGCTACAGCTTCCGCGGGCGCGGGGTGCTCTACGCCCTGTTCGCCGCCGGACTGATGTTCCCGATCACGGTCGCCATCACCCCGCTGTACATCGTGGTGCGCAACCTCGGGCTGATGAACTCGCTCGGGGGCGTCATCATCCCCCAGATCGCGTTCGCCCTGCCCACGACGATCATCATCCTGGTGCCGTTCCTGCGCGCGATCCCCGACGAGATCCAGGAGGCCGCCTTCATCGACGGCTGCAGCCGGCTCGGGTTCTTCTTCCGGATGGTACTGCGGCTGTCGCTGCCCGGCGTGATCACGACGGGCATCCTGGCCTTCATCGGCAGCTGGAACAGCTACCTCCTCCCCCTGTTCATCCTCAACAACGAGGCGACGTTCACGCTGCCGCTCGGAGTGCAGGCGTTCTCGTCGCAGTACTCCGTCGACACCGCGAAGGTGCTCGCCTTCACCTCCCTGTCCATGATCCCGGCCCTGATCTTCTTCAGCCTGTTCGAACGCCGGATCGTCGGCGGCCTGACCGGCGCGGTCAAGGGCTGA